One window of the Triticum dicoccoides isolate Atlit2015 ecotype Zavitan chromosome 3B, WEW_v2.0, whole genome shotgun sequence genome contains the following:
- the LOC119279085 gene encoding histone H3.3-like yields MARTKVTARKSTGGKTPRKQLAAMIVHAARKIAPSMGQVKKPHRYRPGTVALREIRKYQKGTELLIRKLPFQRLVRELAMASKSDLRFQSHAVLALQEAAEAYLVGLFEDTNLCAIHANRVTIMSKDVQLARRIRGERP; encoded by the exons ATGGCTCGCACCAAGGTGACGGCTCGGAAATCCACTGGAGGAAAAACCCCTCGGAAGCAACTTGCTGCAATGATTGTGCAT GCCGCTCGTAAGATAGCTCCTTCAATGGGACAAGTGAAGAAGCCTCACCGGTACCGCCCTGGAACTGTAGCTCTACG TGAAATCCGCAAGTATCAGAAGGGCACTGAGCTACTCATAAGGAAGCTGCCCTTTCAAAGGCTTGTTAGGGAGCTTGCCATGGCTTCAAAG AGTGATCTACGGTTCCAAAGCCATGCGGTTCTTGCTTTGCAAGAGGCAGCAGAGGCATACCTAGTGGGTCTCTTTGAAGACACCAACCTATGTGCTATTCATGCCAACCGTGTCACCATCATGTCCAAGGATGTTCAACTTGCTAGGAGGATCCGTGGCGAGAGGCCTTGA